The following proteins come from a genomic window of Trifolium pratense cultivar HEN17-A07 linkage group LG4, ARS_RC_1.1, whole genome shotgun sequence:
- the LOC123923742 gene encoding putative cell wall protein, which produces MAQRAYSFFAFLLIFNILLVTKWQVVAGRSIANDDKKEPDFLFKHDHGKKFHYPGIGHLGFPPNFGLTPNNPYAGGIGGGSGAGSGSGSGSGSGSGSGSTGHSYVPGGDDTFVPNPGFEVPIPGSGGGGGGRVASTVHP; this is translated from the coding sequence ATGGCACAAAGAGCTTACTCTTTCTTTGcatttcttctcattttcaatATCCTCCTTGTCACAAAATGGCAAGTAGTTGCCGGCCGCAGCATTGCTAACGACGATAAGAAAGAGCCTGATTTTCTGTTCAAGCATGATCATGGTAAAAAATTTCATTATCCAGGCATTGGACATTTAGGATTTCCACCAAACTTTGGACTTACTCCTAATAACCCATATGCCGGTGGCATCGGTGGAGGATCAGGAGCAGGATCGGGATCAGGTTCAGGATCAGGTTCAGGATCAGGATCAGGATCAACAGGTCACAGTTATGTTCCTGGTGGCGATGACACGTTTGTTCCAAACCCGGGTTTTGAGGTTCCAATCCCTGgcagtggtggtggtggtggtggtagagTTGCATCAACAGTTCATCCATGA
- the LOC123921080 gene encoding probable inactive purple acid phosphatase 27 — MESSNWILIKHVFIFLFFFLNPSMSTTFSSTPKSPLNLVVSHTKAIHQNYTALSDFRLINRRILTDCSSSNPYVKVNISSNSGLSDDEFVTVTVTGVSKPRDGDWVAMISPSNSNAETCLLNGIYYLQTGDTAKLPLLCHYPVKAQYLKNDPDYLSCKNKECKKEQNGKCSVTTCTGSLEFHVINIRSDIEFVLFSGGFLNPCLVGRSTPVGFTNPKKPLYGHLSSIDSTSTSMRLTWVSGDKEPQQVRYGDGKTITSAVTTFSQADMCSSALPSPAKDFGWHDPGYIHSALMTGLKPSTAYSYRYGSNSVDWSEQIKFSTPPAGGSDELKFISFGDMGKTPLDASEEHYIQPGALSVIKAIANEVSTNNVNSVFHIGDISYATGFLAEWDFFLHLINPVASRVSYMTAIGNHERDYIDSGSVYITPDSGGECGVPYETYFPMPTSAKDKPWYSIEQASVHFTVISTEHDWSINSEQYAWMKKDMASVNRQHTPWLIFMGHRPMYTSNNGFSSKDKNFINAVEPLLLANKVDLVLFGHVHNYERTCSVYQNKCKAMPIKDKNGVDIYDNKNYSAPVHAVIGMAGFSLDKVSNNADSWSLKRISEFGYLRAHATRNDLNLEFVTSDTKEVKDSFRITK, encoded by the exons atGGAATCCTCAAATTGGATTCTCATCAAACATGTATTCattttcctctttttcttcCTTAATCCTTCAATGTCCACAACTTTCTCTTCCACACCTAAGTCACCTTTGAACCTTGTTGTTTCACACACTAAAGCCATACACCAAAATTATACTGCATTATCAGATTTTAGATTGATAAATAGAAGAATTTTGACGGATTGTTCTAGTTCAAATCCTTATGTTAAAGTCAATATCAGCTCAAATTCTGGCTTGTCGGATGACGAATTTGTCACGGTTACGGTCACCGGAGTTTCGAAACCGAGAGATGGTGATTGGGTGGCTATGATTTCACCTTCAAATTCCAA TGCTGAAACTTGTCTTTTGAATGGAATATATTATCTACAAACTGGTGATACTGCAAAACTTCCTCTGCTTTGCCATTACCCTGTCAAG GCACAATACTTGAAAAACGATCCAGATTACTTGAGCTGCAAAAACAAAGAATGCAAGAAAGAGCAAAATGGGAAATGTAGTGTGACAACTTGTACTGGTTCATTAGAGTTTCATGTGATCAACATTAGAAGTGACATAGAATTTGTGTTATTTTCTGGTGGATTTCTTAATCCATGTCTTGTTGGAAGATCCACTCCTGTTGGTTTTACTAATCCTAAGAAGCCACTTTATGGACATCTCTCAAGCATAGATTCAACTTCCACATCA ATGAGATTGACATGGGTTAGTGGAGACAAGGAACCTCAGCAAGTCCGATATGGAGATGGGAAAACAATTACTTCAGCAGTCACTACTTTTTCACAAGCTGATATGTGCA GTTCAGCACTACCTAGTCCTGCTAAGGATTTTGGATGGCATGACCCTGGATACATCCATTCAGCACTTATGACAGGACTTAAGCCATCAACTGCCTACTCCTACAGATATGGAAG TAACTCGGTTGATTGGAGTGaacaaatcaaattttcaaCTCCGCCTGCTGGAGGATCAGATGAGCTCAAATTCATTTCATTTGGTGATATGGGCAAGACCCCTCTTGATGCTTCAGAAGAACACTATATTCAG CCTGGAGCTCTATCAGTTATCAAAGCTATAGCTAATGAAGTGAGCACTAACAATGTAAACTCAGTATTTCACATTGGAGACATAAGCTATGCAACTGGTTTTCTAGCAGAATGGGATTTCTTCTTGCACCTTATTAATCCAGTAGCTTCAAGAGTTTCTTACATGACAGCAATTGGGAACCATGAGAG GGATTATATAGATTCTGGTTCAGTTTATATTACTCCTGACTCGGGCGGTGAATGTGGAGTACCTTATGAAACATACTTTCCGATGCCAACTTCAGCAAAGGATAAGCCTTGGTACTCTATTGAACAAGCAAGTGTTCATTTCACAGTAATATCAACTGAGCATGACTGGTCAATAAATTCTGAGCAg TATGCATGGATGAAAAAGGACATGGCATCAGTTAATAGACAACATACTCCTTGGCTAATCTTCATGGG ACATAGACCAATGTACACTTCCAACAATGGATTTTCATCTAAAGATAAAAACTTTATCAATGCTGTGGAGCCTTTGTTGTTAGCGAATAAG GTTGACTTGGTCCTTTTTGGCCATGTGCATAATTATGAGAGAACTTGTTCTGTTTATCAGAATAAATGCAAAGCCATGCctataaaagataaaaatggTGTAGACATATATGATAACAAAAATTATAGTGCTCCTGTACATGCTGTCATCGGCATGGCCGGTTTCTCCTTAGACAAAGTCTCAAACAAT GCTGATAGCTGGAGTCTTAAAAGAATTTCTGAGTTTGGTTATTTAAGAGCACATGCTACTAGGAATGATTTAAACTTAGAG TTTGTGACATCAGATACAAAAGAAGTTAAGGATAGTTTCCGCATTACAAAGTGA
- the LOC123921081 gene encoding CD2 antigen cytoplasmic tail-binding protein 2-like, which yields MSGGSSSRPTSKRRLQEDDDNSTKYSPAKRVRFPKGKKGKPVDVIVEKVIVEENVNDLSNPVLAAKERMKRRNEIIAELLCEEDEIISNNISAAEVKYKENKNFVEDGIHIEPFNLDKEREEGYFDASEHYVEYVRDNNEIKDAWLDSVEIDPRFAGLSSAITKDEQEIKDLSYKDVRIMKRRIANILEPEETILQCLRRLKGKGDKKAKMSVETKIVFDQLTEDATKLVENGEYNVYHEKKHVFEHEAEGYVVPLTINLY from the coding sequence ATGTCAGGAGGATCATCATCTCGTCCCACCAGCAAACGCCGCCTTCAAGAAGACGATGACAATTCTACCAAATATTCACCGGCTAAGAGGGTGAGGTTTCCAAAGGGTAAGAAAGGGAAACCAGTAGATGTAATTGTTGAGAAAGTAATTGTTGAAGAGAATGTGAATGACTTGTCGAACCCAGTTCTTGCTGCGAAAGAGCGGATGAAACGTAGGAATGAAATTATTGCTGAGCTTCTGTGTGAGGAAGATGAAATTATTTCAAATAATATATCAGCAGCTGAAGTGAAATATAAGGAAAATAAGAATTTTGTTGAAGATGGGATTCACATTGAGCCTTTCAACCTAGATAAAGAAAGGGAAGAAGGTTATTTCGATGCATCCGAACATTATGTTGAATATGTAAGAGATAATAATGAGATTAAGGATGCATGGCTTGACAGTGTTGAGATTGATCCTAGATTTGCTGGATTAAGCTCTGCAATAACAAAAGATGAACAGGAGATCAAAGATCTTTCTTATAAAGATGTGCGAATCATGAAGAGGCGCATTGCGAACATTCTTGAACCGGAGGAAACAATCTTGCAATGTTTGAGAAGGTTAAAAGGTAAAGGTGATAAAAAGGCAAAAATGTCTGTTGAGACTAAAATTGTATTTGACCAACTAACTGAGGATGCTACGAAGCTTGTGGAGAATGGCGAATACAATGTTTATCATGAAAAGAAACATGTTTTTGAGCACGAAGCGGAAGGATATGTGGTACCACtaacaataaatttatattgA
- the LOC123922127 gene encoding protein NSP-INTERACTING KINASE 3-like → MAPPKSKVKRVLFLCFSLLRMSIADDGAFMSKLSKSLSPTLLGWSASSSFCTWNGVKCDITNRVTSIDLAYKSLDGTLPSNLNSLSKLTSLFLQSNSLSGPLPSLANLTMLQTISLGGNNFSSIPDGCFQGLTSLQKLSMASNINLAPWMFPTELSQSSNLLSLDLGSTNLVGTLPDIFNSLVSLQDLNLSYNKLTGDLPKGVSFDLDGTINSFCQNTSGPCDPRVTTLLHVAKDFGYPLQLADSWKGNNPCQDWSFIVCSAGNIITVNLAKQKLEGTISPAFANLTDLRNLYLGDNNLTGSIPQSLTTLLHLQVLDVSNNNLSGEIPQFSSMTIFISTGNVLLQLGSLYKNTTASVPLLKNTAASSPLLAWILGESGDFYVYEDEHHWFGVGAILFIVIICRGKRYLSLVKTRIFKTPRIFIDHDIEDFIKRYNLSVPKQYSYAEVKRFTNSFRDKLGQGGYGVVYKASLPDGRHVAVKVISKCKGNGEEFINEVASLTKTSHVNIVSLLGFGYDKNKRALIYELMSNGSLDKFIYRSGFPNAICDLDWNTLFQIVLGIARGLEYLHQGCISRILHLDIKPQNILLDEDFCPKISDFGLAKICQKKESIVSMLGTRGTIGYIAPEVLSRAFGGVSSKSDVYSYGMLILEMTGGRKNYDTGGSHTTDMYFPDWIYKDLEQGTTHLNRSTISEEENDMVKKITMVSLWCIQTNPSDRPPMSKVIEMLQGPLHSMSYPPKPVLFSPKGPSLQLSDMSSSNFNNSNSIMIE, encoded by the exons ATGGCTCCCCCAAAATCTAAAGTAAAACGAGTGTTGTTCCTATGTTTCTCTCTTCTTCGGATGTCCATTGCGGACGATGGTGCTTTCATGTCAAAGCTATCAAAATCCCTAAGTCCTACCCTGTTAGGTTGGTCAGCGAGCAGCTCCTTTTGCACTTGGAATGGTGTAAAATGCGACATAACCAACCGTGTAACATCTATCGACCTTGCTTATAAGTCACTCGATGGTACACTTCCTTCGAATCTCAACTCACTTTCCAAACTCACCTCCCTGTTTCTCCAATCCAATTCTCTCTCCGGTCCATTACCCTCACTCGCCAACCTCACCATGCTTCAAACAATTTCCCTTGGCGGGAACAACTTCTCCTCCATCCCTGACGGTTGCTTCCAAGGACTAACCAGTCTCCAGAAACTCTCCATGGCCAGCAACATCAACCTCGCTCCATGGATGTTTCCCACCGAGTTGTCACAGTCTTCCAACCTCCTCTCACTTGACCTCGGAAGCACTAACCTTGTAGGTACCTTGCCGGATATATTTAATTCTTTAGTCAGTTTGCAGGACCTCAATCTTTCATATAACAAACTAACCGGGGATTTGCCTAAAGGTGTATCATTCGATCTTGATGGGACGATTAATAGCTTCTGTCAAAACACTTCTGGACCTTGTGATCCACGCGTCACTACTTTGCTCCATGTTGCCAAAGATTTCGGGTATCCACTTCAATTGGCAGATTCTTGGAAAGGGAACAATCCTTGTCAAGATTGGAGTTTCATTGTGTGTTCAGCCGGGAACATTATTACAGTGAACTTAGCCAAGCAGAAATTGGAGGGAACCATTTCACCTGCATTTGCAAATTTAACTGATTTGAGGAACTTGTATTTGGGTGATAACAATTTGACAGGTTCAATACCTCAGAGCTTGACAACTTTGCTGCATCTTCAGGTTCTTGATGTATCTAACAACAATCTATCTGGAGAGATTCCTCAATTCTCATCTATGACGATATTCATTTCAACCGGTAATGTTTTGCTTCAACTTGGAAGTCTGTATAAAAACACAACCGCTTCTGTGCCGTTGCTTAAAAACACAGCCGCTTCTTCTCCGTTGCTGGCTTGGATTCTAGGTGAGTCTGGTGATTTTTATGTTTATGAGGAT GAACATCATTGGTTTGGTGTAGGAGCTATACTATTTATTGTGATTATTTGTAGAGGTAAGCGATATCTAAGCTTAGTAAAAACAAGGATCTTCAAGACACCAAGAATATTTATTGATCACGATATTGAGGATTTCATAAAAAGATATAATTTGTCAGTGCCGAAGCAGTATAGTTATGCAGAAGTGAAAAGGTTCACCAACTCATTTCGAGATAAATTGGGTCAAGGAGGATATGGTGTTGTGTACAAAGCCAGTTTACCTGATGGTCGTCATGTTGCGGTGAAAGTGATAAGCAAGTGTAAGGGAAATGGAGAAGAATTTATAAATGAAGTTGCAAGCCTAACTAAAACATCACATGTGAACATTGTCTCACTTTTGGGTTTTGGTTATGACAAGAACAAAAGAGCATTGATATATGAACTCATGTCCAATGGATCATTAGATAAGTTCATATATCGAAGTGGATTTCCGAATGCTATTTGTGATTTGGATTGGAACACATTGTTCCAAATTGTACTTGGCATTGCTCGAGGACTAGAGTACTTACATCAAGGTTGTATTTCAAGAATTTTACATCTTGATATCAAACCTCAAAATATTCTTTTAGATGAAGATTTTTGTCCAAAAATATCTGATTTTGGTTTGGCTAAAATATGTCAAAAGAAAGAGAGTATTGTGTCCATGCTTGGGACAAGAGGAACTATAGGCTACATAGCACCAGAAGTATTAAGTCGAGCATTCGGTGGAGTTTCTTCTAAATCTGATGTATACAGTTATGGCATGTTAATTCTTGAAATGACGGGAGGAAGAAAGAATTATGACACTGGAGGGTCTCATACGACCGACATGTACTTCCCAGATTGGATATATAAGGATCTTGAGCAAGGTACTACTCATTTAAATCGTTCGACAATctcagaagaagaaaatgatatGGTGAAAAAGATTACTATGGTGAGTTTGTGGTGCATTCAAACGAATCCATCGGACAGACCACCAATGAGTAAAGTAATAGAAATGCTACAAGGACCACTTCATTCAATGTCTTATCCTCCAAAGCCTGTCTTATTTTCTCCAAAAGGGCCATCGTTACAATTGTCAGATATGTCTTCCAGTAATTTTAACAACTCAAATTCAATTATGATAGAGTAG